Proteins encoded within one genomic window of Coregonus clupeaformis isolate EN_2021a unplaced genomic scaffold, ASM2061545v1 scaf0049, whole genome shotgun sequence:
- the LOC121555549 gene encoding solute carrier family 40 member 1-like isoform X1, with protein MSLRADAAQCGGVVVELESDDIREARARKARSTPGSALIYLRGPKFLIYVSGALSMWGDRMWHFAISVFLIELYGRNLLLTAIFGLVVAGSVLLLGALIGDWVDRNPRNKVAHASLLVQNISVTVCSIVLMLVFSYKQWIESIWDGWLTVVCYTVVIVLADVANLASTALTIAIQRDWIVVITGYNRGHLAGMNATMRRIDQVTNILAPLSVGQVMTLASNVIGCGFILGWNLVSLIVEFIFLSRVYRIVPALSVKPPTPEDGQASLERPEERTEGLVEKRGSQVEQSEVVTSAPGLSDDDMSLKEITNLPLCFGRFRWLLSTCKDGWRAYYRQDVFLAGMGLAFLYTTVLGFDCITTGYAYTQGISGSLLSLLMGVSAITGLMGTVMFTKLRKAYGLVNTGIISSCLHLCCLLLCVCSVFAPGSPMDLSLLMPFLDTNANSSLAAAGGMVAGQRQKHTYPMRGGINQPLLPDRSSIHWTNNTVLFENMPSGTEPDSYISIILLFLGVITARIGLWSFDLTVTQLLQENICESERGVVNGVQSSMNYLMDLLHFIMVISAPQPQHFGILVIISVLFITTGHTMYFLYARKAKRKPARRLDT; from the exons ATGTCCCTGCGAGCAGATGCAGCCCAGtgtggaggggtggtggtggagCTTGAGTCTGATGACATCAGGGAGGCTCGGGCCAGGAAGGCCAGGAGTACACCAG GGTCAGCCCTCATCTACCTCAGGGGCCCTAAATTCCTGATCTACGTCAGTGGAGCACTGTCCATGTGG GGTGACCGTATGTGGCACTTTGCCATTTCGGTGTTCCTGATCGAGCTGTATGGTCGTAACCTGCTGCTGACCGCAATATTCGGCTTGGTGGTGGCGGGGTCAGTGCTGCTGCTGGGGGCATTGATTGGGGACTGGGTTGACCGCAACCCCAGGAACAAAG TGGCGCATGCATCGTTGTTGGTTCAGAACATTTCAGTGACGGTGTGTAGCATTGTGCTCATGTTGGTCTTCTCATATAAACAGTGGATTGAGAGCATTTGGGATGGCTGGTTAACT GTGGTTTGTTATACGGTGGTGATCGTCCTGGCAGATGTGGCTAACCTAGCAAGCACGGCGCTGACCATCGCCATCCAGAGGGACTGGATTGTGGTTATCACTGGCTACAACCGGGGTCACCTCGCCG GGATGAATGCTACCATGCGGCGCATCGATCAGGTGACCAACATCCTGGCACCACTGTCGGTGGGACAGGTCATGACCCTGGCCTCCAACGTGATTGGCTGCGGCTTCATCCTGGGCTGGAACCTGGTGTCCCTCATAGTGGAGTTTATCTTCCTGTCTCGGGTCTACCGCATTGTCCCGGCGCTGTCAGTCAAACCGCCCACGCCCGAGGACGGCCAGGCCTCCCTGGAGAGACCAGAAGAGAGGACCGAGGGACTGGTGGAGAAAAGGGGGTCACAAG tAGAGCAGAGTGAGGTGGTGACATCAGCCCCGGGCCTCAGCGATGACGACATGAGCCTGAAGGAGATCACCAACCTGCCTCTGTGTTTCGGACGCTTCCGCTGGCTCCTGAGCACCTGTAAGGACGGCTGGAGGGCCTACTACCGCCAGGATGTCTTCCTGGCTGGGATGGGCCTGGCCTTCCTCTACACAACTGTCCTTGGCTTCGACTGCATCACCACCGGTTACGCCTACACCCAGGGCATCAGTGGCTCCCTGCTCAGTCTGCTGATGGGCGTCTCGGCTATAACAGGCCTCATGGGCACAGTCATGTTCACCAAGCTGAGGAAGGCCTACGGTTTAGTCAACACAGGCATCATCTCCAGCTGTCTCCATCTTTGCTgtctgctgctgtgtgtgtgttctgtgtttgcCCCTGGCAGCCCCATGGACCTCAGCCTGCTCATGCCCTTCCTGGACACCAACGCCAACTCGTCGTTGGCGGCGGCCGGGGGGATGGTGGCGGGCCAGAGGCAGAAACACACCTACCCGATGCGGGGTGGCATTAATCAGCCGCTGCTGCCCGACCGCTCGTCCATCCACTGGACCAACAACACGGTGCTGTTTGAGAACATGCCGTCGGGCACGGAGCCAGACTCCTACATCTCTATAATCCTGTTGTTCTTGGGTGTCATCACAGCACGCATCG GTCTGTGGTCCTTCGACCTGACCGTGACCCAGCTGCTTCAGGAGAACATCTGTGAGTCGGAACGCGGCGTGGTCAACGGCGTCCAGAGCTCCATGAACTACCTGATGGACCTTCTCCACTTCATCATGGTCATCTCTGCTCCGCAGCCGCAGCACTTTGGCATCCTGGTCATCATATCTGTACTGTTCATCACCACGGGACACACCATGTACTTCCTGTACGCACGCAAAGCCAAGAGAAAACCTGCCAGACGCCTGGACACGTAG
- the LOC121555549 gene encoding solute carrier family 40 member 1-like isoform X2, whose translation MSLRADAAQCGGVVVELESDDIREARARKARSTPGSALIYLRGPKFLIYVSGALSMWGDRMWHFAISVFLIELYGRNLLLTAIFGLVVAGSVLLLGALIGDWVDRNPRNKVAHASLLVQNISVTVCSIVLMLVFSYKQWIESIWDGWLTVVCYTVVIVLADVANLASTALTIAIQRDWIVVITGYNRGHLAGMNATMRRIDQVTNILAPLSVGQVMTLASNVIGCGFILGWNLVSLIVEFIFLSRVYRIVPALSVKPPTPEDGQASLERPEERTEGLVEKRGSQEQSEVVTSAPGLSDDDMSLKEITNLPLCFGRFRWLLSTCKDGWRAYYRQDVFLAGMGLAFLYTTVLGFDCITTGYAYTQGISGSLLSLLMGVSAITGLMGTVMFTKLRKAYGLVNTGIISSCLHLCCLLLCVCSVFAPGSPMDLSLLMPFLDTNANSSLAAAGGMVAGQRQKHTYPMRGGINQPLLPDRSSIHWTNNTVLFENMPSGTEPDSYISIILLFLGVITARIGLWSFDLTVTQLLQENICESERGVVNGVQSSMNYLMDLLHFIMVISAPQPQHFGILVIISVLFITTGHTMYFLYARKAKRKPARRLDT comes from the exons ATGTCCCTGCGAGCAGATGCAGCCCAGtgtggaggggtggtggtggagCTTGAGTCTGATGACATCAGGGAGGCTCGGGCCAGGAAGGCCAGGAGTACACCAG GGTCAGCCCTCATCTACCTCAGGGGCCCTAAATTCCTGATCTACGTCAGTGGAGCACTGTCCATGTGG GGTGACCGTATGTGGCACTTTGCCATTTCGGTGTTCCTGATCGAGCTGTATGGTCGTAACCTGCTGCTGACCGCAATATTCGGCTTGGTGGTGGCGGGGTCAGTGCTGCTGCTGGGGGCATTGATTGGGGACTGGGTTGACCGCAACCCCAGGAACAAAG TGGCGCATGCATCGTTGTTGGTTCAGAACATTTCAGTGACGGTGTGTAGCATTGTGCTCATGTTGGTCTTCTCATATAAACAGTGGATTGAGAGCATTTGGGATGGCTGGTTAACT GTGGTTTGTTATACGGTGGTGATCGTCCTGGCAGATGTGGCTAACCTAGCAAGCACGGCGCTGACCATCGCCATCCAGAGGGACTGGATTGTGGTTATCACTGGCTACAACCGGGGTCACCTCGCCG GGATGAATGCTACCATGCGGCGCATCGATCAGGTGACCAACATCCTGGCACCACTGTCGGTGGGACAGGTCATGACCCTGGCCTCCAACGTGATTGGCTGCGGCTTCATCCTGGGCTGGAACCTGGTGTCCCTCATAGTGGAGTTTATCTTCCTGTCTCGGGTCTACCGCATTGTCCCGGCGCTGTCAGTCAAACCGCCCACGCCCGAGGACGGCCAGGCCTCCCTGGAGAGACCAGAAGAGAGGACCGAGGGACTGGTGGAGAAAAGGGGGTCACAAG AGCAGAGTGAGGTGGTGACATCAGCCCCGGGCCTCAGCGATGACGACATGAGCCTGAAGGAGATCACCAACCTGCCTCTGTGTTTCGGACGCTTCCGCTGGCTCCTGAGCACCTGTAAGGACGGCTGGAGGGCCTACTACCGCCAGGATGTCTTCCTGGCTGGGATGGGCCTGGCCTTCCTCTACACAACTGTCCTTGGCTTCGACTGCATCACCACCGGTTACGCCTACACCCAGGGCATCAGTGGCTCCCTGCTCAGTCTGCTGATGGGCGTCTCGGCTATAACAGGCCTCATGGGCACAGTCATGTTCACCAAGCTGAGGAAGGCCTACGGTTTAGTCAACACAGGCATCATCTCCAGCTGTCTCCATCTTTGCTgtctgctgctgtgtgtgtgttctgtgtttgcCCCTGGCAGCCCCATGGACCTCAGCCTGCTCATGCCCTTCCTGGACACCAACGCCAACTCGTCGTTGGCGGCGGCCGGGGGGATGGTGGCGGGCCAGAGGCAGAAACACACCTACCCGATGCGGGGTGGCATTAATCAGCCGCTGCTGCCCGACCGCTCGTCCATCCACTGGACCAACAACACGGTGCTGTTTGAGAACATGCCGTCGGGCACGGAGCCAGACTCCTACATCTCTATAATCCTGTTGTTCTTGGGTGTCATCACAGCACGCATCG GTCTGTGGTCCTTCGACCTGACCGTGACCCAGCTGCTTCAGGAGAACATCTGTGAGTCGGAACGCGGCGTGGTCAACGGCGTCCAGAGCTCCATGAACTACCTGATGGACCTTCTCCACTTCATCATGGTCATCTCTGCTCCGCAGCCGCAGCACTTTGGCATCCTGGTCATCATATCTGTACTGTTCATCACCACGGGACACACCATGTACTTCCTGTACGCACGCAAAGCCAAGAGAAAACCTGCCAGACGCCTGGACACGTAG